Part of the Kordiimonas pumila genome is shown below.
TTCCATGTCACCTTTCATGGCATTTGCTGTGCAGGCAATAATGGTTAGCCGGGGTAAACCATTTTCTTTTTCGCGGTTTCTGATGGCCTGTGTGGCTTCATATCCGTCCATTTCAGGCATCATACAGTCCATTAATACCATATCAAAGGTGCGCATTGAAACCTGCTCGAGCGCTTCCTTGCCGTTTCCAGCCGGGGTGACACGGCAGCCAAGCTTTTCAAGCATTCTGGTGGCTATCATCAGGTTTACGGTATTGTCCTCAGCTAAAAGAACGCTGCAATTTTTCAGTGTAATCTCTTTTGCTTCTTCAGCAGGTACAGCAGCTTTACTGTGCTCAAGCATGTTATAGCGCGTAATCAGGTGTTTAGGGCCTATGTTTCTGGATTGTTCCCATATGGTTTTCAACATGCGGGGAATTTCATGTGGGAAAACAGGCTTAGTCAGGTACCCGGCAAAACCATATTTTTTCATTTTGGTATCGTCATTTTTTGCTGGTATTGAGGAAACCATAACCATTAGGGTATCGGCAATTTCAGGTGTCTCCTGAACGGCGGCGGCCAGATCAATACCGTCCATATCTGGCATACAGTAATCTGTCAGCAGAATATCAAACGGCGCCCCTGCTTTGCTGGCCTCAATAAGCGTAGTAAGAGCCCGCGTAGCCGTGGTCGCAAGCGTAAGCCTTACATTATAGGGGGCCAGTTGCCCGGTAATAATTTCTAGCGCTGTGTTATTATCATCAACCGCCAGCACTTTCAGGTTATATGGAAAATCATTTCCAATATTGAGGCGGGTCTTTTCATTGTGCCGCTGTGTGGTGTCTGGGTCAGGGTCGAGATAGAAGGTCACGGAGAAAACAGATCCTTTGTTTACAGTGCTTTGAACCGTTAGTTCGCCCTGCATGACTTTAGCCAGATCCTGACAAATACTCAGACCAAGGCCGGTGCCACCATATTGCCGTGTGGTAGATGTATCTGCCTGATCAAACTTATTGAAAATACGGCTCTGTTTGTTTTTTGCAATACCGATGCCAGTGTCTTCAATCTCGATGGTATAAAACACCTTGCCGTTAATAGAGGTTGAGTTGAGAAACCGTAATACAATATGCCCGGTTTCGGTAAATTTAACAGCATTGGTTAAGAGATTGAGGAAAATTTGCCGTACCCGGCCTGGGTCGCCCAATACAAAACGCTCGATATCATCTGGGAAGTGTAACAACAGGTCGAGCTTTTTTTCAGCAGCCTTGGGGGAAATTATTTCTATCACACTGGTCGTGAGTTCCAACATATCAAAAGGAATATGGTCGAATTCGAGTTTCCCTGCTTCGATTTTGGAAAAATCAAGAATGTCGTTAATCACACCTAGAAGTGAATCGGCTGATGTCAAGATTGTATCAGCATAGTGCTTTTGCTGCCGTGACAGGCTTGTATCCATCAAGAGGCCGGCGGAACCAATAACGCCGTTCATGGGAGTGCGTATTTCATGACTCATATTAGCCAGAAATTCCGATTTTAGCTGGTTAGCTGTTTCTGCATTTTCTTTTGCGATCAATAATTCTTTTTGAATTGCCTTGTTTTTACGGATCTCGACTTTCAGTTGTTGGTTTGTATTTATATAATCGAGCAGTAACCCTGTGAGGGGTACAAGGTACGACACAGTTTTCAGAAAATGCGCAATATTGAAATGGTTGTCGACAATGCGGGCAGAGCCAAAGGTCATGTGTGCGCCGAGCAAAATTTCAGGCAGCACTGCTAAAACCATACTGGCCGTAAATATCGATGGTCTGGTTTTATATAGCCTCCAAACCAGTGGGATAGTAACCAACGAGATAAGCAGCGGTGCCAGATCGTAGGGGCGTTTTATAGTGTTATACGGAAACTGTGTTTGTGGCAGCGCATCGCTTGTTATCACATAAACCACCATTACAATGGCAAAGAGAAAAGCCGTGACCGCAATAATAGCAAGTAAGCGGATTACTTGCTGGCGGTGGCTGTTTTTGTTGTTCCTGCGGTGATGCCATAGCAGAAGAACAAGCCCAAAAATAACTATTGTGGTGTGAAAGAAACGTGCAACCGCCCATGTAAAGGGCGGGATATCAGGGCTATTAGAATAAGTGCCGATCAGCTGTGTTACCGCTAGAATGTGGAAGGCATCGAGGGCACCGGAACACATCATGACAAGGCCAATAACTGGCAAGGTGACATCTTGTTTTATCTGGTAGTACACAAAAGCCATTGCCGCCGTAATACAGGCAATCATGACGGCGCTCCAGTCAAGAAACGCATGGGTAAAAGTACCGGAAACAGCATAGTATATTTCGGTTTGCACTGTTTTTGGCGGCAAGCCCCAACTGGCAATTTCGGTTAGGTTAAAAAAGTATGGGGTGGAGGCAAAATTGATCCCCATCACATTTAAAAGTGTTGGGCTAAGAGATACTGTAATCAGCCCCCATATGAGCCATGGGGGGAACTGGTCTTTTATGCGTTTGGCAATGCCCCCAGAAGGCTTGTCGATTTTTTGATTATAACAAAACAGCGCAAAGCCAATAACCATAAAAGTAAAGGCGGTGTGAATAGCCATGGGTACAAAGCTGCTCCATACATAATAACCGCCAGCAATCTGTATATAGCGAAAGACAGAAACTGCACCCAGTAAAGAAAGGACAATAGCGAGCGACAGCAGGCTATAGCGTTTAATCTCTGTTGGGATACGCGCATGAAAAACAAGTAGTCCGCTGCCGGCAAAAATAAACGAAATTGCTGTACTGGGCGACATACGACCAGGGTGGCTGGTTTCTGTCTGAATATAGCCCTTTACAAACAGTTCATCAATTCCCGTATCCAGCCCGGTTATATATTGAAAAAGCGTAATCAACCCAAGCAGCACAGATACTGTTGCAGCCCCTACGGCAACTTTCTGCTGGTTTAGAACGGTGGCGATAAGCCCTGCGCCCACCAGTAAAAAACCGAGAGCCGTATTAAACTGCATGGGTGCCCATGTCGGCATAATCTGTATAAGGGCTATAGTATGGGTGTACCAACCCGCCATAACCATCATAGATAGCAGCACAGCGTAGCAGCCTATAATGAAAGGAAAATACGTTAGAGCATGGCTGTTAAGGGCACTTTTCACTGTAGGCCCTCCACCAAGGTAATGGCTTCCAGACACAGCCTGTATACATCTGATGGAATTTTGCCGGTTTCAAAATGGGGAATTTCAATAGGTTTCACACCCATAATACTAAGCCCCATGGCCTGCACATCTGCCAAAATACTTTCCTGTGCATTGATAACATCAGACGGGGTTATTCTGCCCGCGATTGGTTGTAATATCACAACGCCGCCCGGTATGGCATAGCCCGGTGTCCGGGTCAGGCGGTCTAGTTTTCTCATCAATTCAAGAGATAGACGATAAACATCTCGTGGGCTCTTGCCGCTAATATTGGAGGCGTTAGCGTTAGGGGCTGTTAACCCTTTTATTTCGTATATTTGGTGCAGCACGTCATTCACAGACTGTGCAACCCTGTAGACATCAGAAGGTGTAATGCTGGTTTTCAAAATAGTGTCCAGCAGCAAGCTAAGAATGGAAAGATTTTGATAAACATCGGTCGGGGTTTTACCTGCTTGAAAGCGTGCATAGTCGGGTTGGGATAGCCCTTCTTTTTCACGAATTGTGCGCAGCGCATCAAAGGCGGCATCAACCAGTATTTTGACGTCAGAAGGGGCAATGTCGCCTGTGTAGGAAGGCGGCAGGGCCAGCGGCGGAATGCCCTCGCGCGCTTGAAGGTACTGTATTTTTATTAAGACTTCGCGGGCTTTTTGCCAGACATGGCGGGGCATGCGTTCAGCCATCGATGTTTTGCGAACATTGGGTGTGATGCGGCGGGCCTCTATCAGAGGCAAAAGCTCAGCAAGGGCATGCCTGCTGGCTTGAAATACATGCGAGGGTGTTATGTCTTTGTTGGGTATGGGGGGGGCGGCCTCTACTGTTGCCGTATCTATGATCATACACAGTAGTAAAAACAGCAAAAGGAATTTTGCTGCCATGAAACGATGCATTTTGCAGCGAACCCATGGTTTTTTCATACCTATACCTACCACCTGCACTTGATCGTGCTTCTCAGACTATGCTGGTATAATGGTTAATATTTTGTCAATAGCTGATAGCAGGCGTGGAATAAAAAAGCAGGCCGAAACAAAAAGTTACGGCCTGCTATTCTTGTTTTTATAGGACTGGTGCGGGGTTAGAATTTTACTCTTATGCCAGCACCGGTGCCGTGGTCTTTGTCGTGTCGGGCGGTTATGAGCCAGCGTTTTGATAGTTCGTATGAAAGCGCAAGGGTATATTCGTCTTCCTTATCAGAAAAATCATATTCCCATTCCCATTCAAACTTCAGGCGCTTTGTAAGCTGCAGCTCAGATTCAAATCCGGCGGTTATGTCGCCTTTGCTGTCTATCTCAACTTCTGCTTCGATCAAGAGCGGCAGGACATATTTTGCACCAAGTATACCGCGTGTTTCGGTTGGCTCACCCACTTCATGGCGCTCAACGCGCACACCGCCGTAGAGGTCAAAAAACTTGTTGATGCTGCGCTCATACGTGGCTTTGCCTTCAAAGCCTTTTTCATCAAAGCCATAGTCAAAATCCGCCTCAAAAGCATTACGGGTGTTTGACATGCGCAGGTTCACGGCACTCACAGCGTTGGTTGCTGTTATATCGCCGCGGTAAAACCAGGGGTTAGCGGCAAGCTTTGCTCTGGTAGCATCATTATAGGTGCTTGACCCTTCATAGGAAATGACGCGCGCCATACCAGTTTTCATGTGGTAAAGGTTATGGCAGTGGAAGAACCAATCTTTTTCTTCGTTTGCTTCAAACTCAATAATCACTTGGCCCATAGGCGGCACGTTTACAGTGTGTTTCACCGGGCTAAAGGCACCCGCTGACGTGATAACTCTGAAAAAATGGCCGTGAAGGTGAACAGGGTGGTGCATCATGGTGTCGTTTTTCAAAACAAAACGAACATTTTCACCGCGTTTGATCAGGATTTTATCTGATTCCAACAGTGTTTTGCCGTCAAACCCCCAGACATAGCGTTCCATGTTGCCTGTCAGGGTAAGGACCACTTCGCGCTCTGGCCTGCCTGCTGTCAGGCTCGATTCTTCTACAGATTTAAGCGGTTCATAGTCTGTCATATAGGGAATGGGTTCCCCTGACGCGAGCGGTGCGGCTTGCGGCATAGTGTGCCCCATGGCTGCATGGTCCATTTTGCTGTGATCAATGGGTGCCGGTGCTTTCGGTGCTTCTTGTGGCATAGTGTGGCCCATCGCAGCATGATCCATACCTGCCATATCGCCGCTGTCCGTGGCGCTGTGTTCCATTGCCCCGTGGTCCATACCCTCCATACCGCCGTGCATGCTGTGGTCAACAGCGAAAGGGTCTGGTTTTGGAATATCTGGCGCATGCTTGATTGTGCCTTCTGGGTCTGGCCCAATGAAAATACTGGCATAGCCTGTACCATCTTCTGATGTTGCCCTAAATTCAGCGGCTCCTCGGTGCGGCGCATCGATAATCACATCATAGGTTTCGGCAATAGCGTGCCGGATACGCTGCACTTTAACGGGTTGCACGTCCACCCCGTCGGCTGCTACAATTGTCATGGGGCCACCCGCATATTCAATGTTGAAATAGCTAGAGGCTGCCGCGTTCACGATGCGTAATTTTACCTTGCTGCCGTGCGAAACCTTAAAGCCGCTTTGCCTCTGTCCGTTTGCCAGAAACGCATCGTAGCCAACATCAGATATATCCATAGGCCCCATGCGGGTCCATGCGCCTGAGAGCCTGTTTTTCACAGCAGACCAGCCGTGGGCTATCACTTTGCCCCATGATTGGACACTGTCTTTTTTAAGGGCGTAATAATCACCGTCTTTTTTAATATTGGCGAGCACATGGTGCGGGTTTTCGTCGGTCCAGTCAGACAGAACAACAACTTTTTCGGTATATTCTTCTTCGCCGGTTTCCGGGTAAAACACAATCGGGCCGTAAACCCCGCGCTGCTCTTGCAGGCCTGTGTGGCTATGGTACCAGAAGGTGCCTTTGTGCTTTATCGGATATTCAAACGTGTGGCTGCTTTTGGCAGCAATCGGGGTTGTAGTTAGAAAGGATACGCCGTCCTGCTCGTTGGGTAGCAGAACACCGTGCCAGTGAATACTGCTCGCGGTATTGAGTTTATTATGGAAAGTAACCCGCAGGGTATCGCCGACACGCGCTGTAATAAGCGGGGCAGGAATGCCGCCGCCAACGGTTAGGGCCTCAACCGGTTTGCCGGTAAAGTTCACGGTTGCTGTATCTATGTCGAGTTCATACTCCACAATTTTTGCATGCGCTGTTAGGGGCGCAGCCATGAGTAGCAGGGCTAAGAAAGCCGTTTTAAAAAAATATTTCATTAGGTATTCCTGTAAAAGAAAACAAATCAACCAGCATGCAGCGCATGCCGGGTATGGTTTTTGTTAGTCTTTTCAGGCTTTGGGCGGGGGGGCGAACCCGTATATATAGCCACTATCCGCAAGTTTAAACCTGCGTTGTTCATGCCCTTGTTTAAGGCCGAATATTTCCGTGTTTACCGCGCTTGTATCAAATATTTGGGCCACATGACAGCGCGACCCGGTATTGCACTGGCACGATGTATCCTTGTCGCAGCAGGCATGGTTTTCTGCGGTTGCGGCGGCGGTTTTGGCGGGTGTTTGTTGGTGCATAGCATGAGGCGCATCTAATGTTTGCATGCTGGCGTGGTTATCGTGCACACTCAAAGGCGCTGCAAAGGTGGCCCCTTGCATGCTGCCCAGCGCAACGATTATCATCATCACCAGAAGTTTTCTCATATGTTCCAGCCATTTGCTTTACGGATGTTTTTGTGACACTTGTGGTCTGGTTAAGTCAAGCTTATCACGGTTTTTTGTTCACAAAGTTGCAATATGCAGGTTTGTTCATGGTTTTGTCACATTTCACGGTCAAGTAACGAGCGTGCAAATCAGCTACCACGGGGTATTATGACATTGCCACATAACAGCCGAATTACCATTATCAGCAACCCGATGGCTGGCCAGCGTAGCAGACCGTTTCTGGATGCCACGATTGCCCATTTGAAAGCGGCAGGCCGCGAGGTGGAGTTGATCTTTACCCAGTATGCAGGGCATGCGGTAACGCTGGCGCGGGTGTGTGCTGATGAAGGTATCAGCGGCCTTATTGTTGCGGCAGGCGGCGACGGCACCATTCGCGAGGTGGCCGAAGGGCTTGTTGGCTCCCCGTTGCCTATTGGCATTATCCCGACAGGTACGGCAAATGTACTGGCGCGGGAACTGGGTTACATCAGGTTTGGCCGTAAGTCTGCGGCTTATACAGCCCAACTCCTTTGCGGGCATGCGGTTGAAGCGGTTTACCCTTTTGCTGTTGGCTTGCCCGGTAAAAAATCAATTGGCCTGTGCTGGGTGGGGGTGGGGTTTGATGCCGCTGTCCTGACCCATATTAACCCCGGGTATAAGCTACGGTTCGGCCGGGCGGCCTTTGCACCAGCCATCCTTAAAACCCTGTTTGCAGAGGAGAAAATGCCTTCTGTGCCGTGGATATACCGTAGTGCCGAGGGGGAGGCAGAGGAAGGTGTATCTGCATGGATTGTTGCTGCTAATATCAGGCGCTATGCAGGCCCTTTTACGCTTACGCGTAAAACCCGGCATAATACGAAGGGTATGGCGTGTTTGATGTTTAACAAAGCGGGCGCTATGCCCCGTGCGGTCGATCAATTGCTTATTGCAGCGATGCCACTTGATACACGCGGCAACACACGGGTTATAACTGAGGGGTTTTTAAGCCTTGGCACCGGTACAAGCCCGGTCCAGCTTGATGGTGATTTTGTGGGTTACGGCCCGGTTACAGTGGAACCGATGGATACAGCCCTGAATTTTATGTCAGGGCTGTAAGGTTTCGTGTCGTGACTTGGGCTTATTGGGTGTTTAGATACACTCTTATATGCCCGTCGGGTTTGCCGAGCAGGTTTACCGAAATACCGTCTTTGTTAATGCTGCCCTGAACCCTGCGGCGTGTAAGGCCAATGCGGGTCATGGCGGGAGGTGTTACCGGCTCGTCAAATTGCAGTTTTACACGCCACACTGCCGGATTTATGGTTTGTTCAAGGCCTAAAAGGGTGCCTTCGAAAGGTGCCTCATAATAAAGGCCGCTTACCTTGCTACCCACCTGTACAGGAAAACTATTGCATAGTGTGCCAGTTGGCACCGCACATGCGCCTGTTGGTGGGAGATGCGCACTGAGTGTGTTCCAGTCGCGGTAGCCTTCAATATGGGCGATAGCTTCAAGGCTGTCACTGTGGCTTAGGGCTATATCTTTGTCTGCCATAAAAGCACGAAGGCGCTTTGCCCCGGCTTTGGCATTTTTTGTATGCTCTTTCATCTTTATACATCCGTAAACGGCGCTGTTATTTGAGGGGTCTGCATTGCCGTCAACTGGCCGATTAATCGGTTAAGACGAAATATTTCAAGTATGGCCTTCACTATACCCATGGGGCGCAGACAGCAGGCGGCCACTTGCCTGCCGGTCTTTTGTCATGGGGTGCTGCGTCTGTCAAGGTTGATTGATTATATGGCTTTTAGGGTCTGACGGTCAAAATACCGCATCATGATAGCAAGGTCTTTTCCGCGCTTCAGTATTTGGCCACTGGTGTTTGTGATCCGCCACATGCCTTGTTTGTTTGCCAAGGCAGGTTCTTTGATAATGTTATAAAGCGGCATTTCACTGGCGCGCCGGAAAACCGAGAAAATAGCCATATCAGCCATATGGTCAATCGCATAATCGTGCCACATGCCTGCTGCAACCATGCGGCCATATATGTTAAGAATTGTCCCCAGTTCATGCCGGATAAAATAAACTGTTGGGTTTGCTTTTTGGGGTGCCGCAACAGCGTGGTGCTGTGCGCCAGAGTCGTTTGCCTTAAGGCCGTTACCAGAGAGCGTAATTATATCGTCCATCCACACCTCTTCTGCCCGCAGTGTGCTGCAAAATGAATTGTTTTGCAAGCTTGTGGGTTTAGGGGCCATATTGTGGCCCATGGTGTGGCCTATGTTATCGATTGACGAAAAGGCCATAAAATGGGATAAAAAGCGCAGGCGGCAGGGAAAAAACATAAGCCGCTATACGACAGAACATAAAAAGAGGATATGACCCATGCAGAAGTTCCATTCTTACTACAGGGGCGCACGCACACTGGCAGCAATTTGCCTCATGTGTGCCCTTACAGCCCCAGCCTTATTTGCTGATGAAACCAGCATTACCCGTGATTTGCCTGCCTTTACCACAATTGTAATTGAAGGCGCGCTTGACCTTAAGTTGACGGCAGGCAAAGACCAGCATGTTGTGGTAAAAACCGAAAGCGATTACCACGAGCATGTCAGCACGACCGTAACTGGTAATACCCTCACAATTGATACAGATCATGGCCGTAAAA
Proteins encoded:
- a CDS encoding response regulator, which translates into the protein MKSALNSHALTYFPFIIGCYAVLLSMMVMAGWYTHTIALIQIMPTWAPMQFNTALGFLLVGAGLIATVLNQQKVAVGAATVSVLLGLITLFQYITGLDTGIDELFVKGYIQTETSHPGRMSPSTAISFIFAGSGLLVFHARIPTEIKRYSLLSLAIVLSLLGAVSVFRYIQIAGGYYVWSSFVPMAIHTAFTFMVIGFALFCYNQKIDKPSGGIAKRIKDQFPPWLIWGLITVSLSPTLLNVMGINFASTPYFFNLTEIASWGLPPKTVQTEIYYAVSGTFTHAFLDWSAVMIACITAAMAFVYYQIKQDVTLPVIGLVMMCSGALDAFHILAVTQLIGTYSNSPDIPPFTWAVARFFHTTIVIFGLVLLLWHHRRNNKNSHRQQVIRLLAIIAVTAFLFAIVMVVYVITSDALPQTQFPYNTIKRPYDLAPLLISLVTIPLVWRLYKTRPSIFTASMVLAVLPEILLGAHMTFGSARIVDNHFNIAHFLKTVSYLVPLTGLLLDYINTNQQLKVEIRKNKAIQKELLIAKENAETANQLKSEFLANMSHEIRTPMNGVIGSAGLLMDTSLSRQQKHYADTILTSADSLLGVINDILDFSKIEAGKLEFDHIPFDMLELTTSVIEIISPKAAEKKLDLLLHFPDDIERFVLGDPGRVRQIFLNLLTNAVKFTETGHIVLRFLNSTSINGKVFYTIEIEDTGIGIAKNKQSRIFNKFDQADTSTTRQYGGTGLGLSICQDLAKVMQGELTVQSTVNKGSVFSVTFYLDPDPDTTQRHNEKTRLNIGNDFPYNLKVLAVDDNNTALEIITGQLAPYNVRLTLATTATRALTTLIEASKAGAPFDILLTDYCMPDMDGIDLAAAVQETPEIADTLMVMVSSIPAKNDDTKMKKYGFAGYLTKPVFPHEIPRMLKTIWEQSRNIGPKHLITRYNMLEHSKAAVPAEEAKEITLKNCSVLLAEDNTVNLMIATRMLEKLGCRVTPAGNGKEALEQVSMRTFDMVLMDCMMPEMDGYEATQAIRNREKENGLPRLTIIACTANAMKGDMEKCLDAGMDDFISKPINYKALAPIMQKWLPKKIMNTSGAAVKAKMIDTSILIALEEQTGSVYKDVVQSYLEFSESSLANLRAFLDAKDAKNIQAIMHAFKSSSASLGATRVSILASELEKTIRERGLDSTGTLMQEFIDSCKTAHTELQEFIA
- a CDS encoding multicopper oxidase domain-containing protein, with protein sequence MKYFFKTAFLALLLMAAPLTAHAKIVEYELDIDTATVNFTGKPVEALTVGGGIPAPLITARVGDTLRVTFHNKLNTASSIHWHGVLLPNEQDGVSFLTTTPIAAKSSHTFEYPIKHKGTFWYHSHTGLQEQRGVYGPIVFYPETGEEEYTEKVVVLSDWTDENPHHVLANIKKDGDYYALKKDSVQSWGKVIAHGWSAVKNRLSGAWTRMGPMDISDVGYDAFLANGQRQSGFKVSHGSKVKLRIVNAAASSYFNIEYAGGPMTIVAADGVDVQPVKVQRIRHAIAETYDVIIDAPHRGAAEFRATSEDGTGYASIFIGPDPEGTIKHAPDIPKPDPFAVDHSMHGGMEGMDHGAMEHSATDSGDMAGMDHAAMGHTMPQEAPKAPAPIDHSKMDHAAMGHTMPQAAPLASGEPIPYMTDYEPLKSVEESSLTAGRPEREVVLTLTGNMERYVWGFDGKTLLESDKILIKRGENVRFVLKNDTMMHHPVHLHGHFFRVITSAGAFSPVKHTVNVPPMGQVIIEFEANEEKDWFFHCHNLYHMKTGMARVISYEGSSTYNDATRAKLAANPWFYRGDITATNAVSAVNLRMSNTRNAFEADFDYGFDEKGFEGKATYERSINKFFDLYGGVRVERHEVGEPTETRGILGAKYVLPLLIEAEVEIDSKGDITAGFESELQLTKRLKFEWEWEYDFSDKEDEYTLALSYELSKRWLITARHDKDHGTGAGIRVKF
- a CDS encoding diacylglycerol/lipid kinase family protein; translated protein: MTLPHNSRITIISNPMAGQRSRPFLDATIAHLKAAGREVELIFTQYAGHAVTLARVCADEGISGLIVAAGGDGTIREVAEGLVGSPLPIGIIPTGTANVLARELGYIRFGRKSAAYTAQLLCGHAVEAVYPFAVGLPGKKSIGLCWVGVGFDAAVLTHINPGYKLRFGRAAFAPAILKTLFAEEKMPSVPWIYRSAEGEAEEGVSAWIVAANIRRYAGPFTLTRKTRHNTKGMACLMFNKAGAMPRAVDQLLIAAMPLDTRGNTRVITEGFLSLGTGTSPVQLDGDFVGYGPVTVEPMDTALNFMSGL
- a CDS encoding glyoxalase superfamily protein; translated protein: MKEHTKNAKAGAKRLRAFMADKDIALSHSDSLEAIAHIEGYRDWNTLSAHLPPTGACAVPTGTLCNSFPVQVGSKVSGLYYEAPFEGTLLGLEQTINPAVWRVKLQFDEPVTPPAMTRIGLTRRRVQGSINKDGISVNLLGKPDGHIRVYLNTQ
- a CDS encoding DUF2794 domain-containing protein codes for the protein MDDIITLSGNGLKANDSGAQHHAVAAPQKANPTVYFIRHELGTILNIYGRMVAAGMWHDYAIDHMADMAIFSVFRRASEMPLYNIIKEPALANKQGMWRITNTSGQILKRGKDLAIMMRYFDRQTLKAI